Below is a window of Leuconostoc mesenteroides subsp. mesenteroides DNA.
AAAATAGCAGTTTCCCCAGCAGGAAGGGGAAACGCTACGGTCATCGCTTGTCGATGACGCGCCTCGCAGAGCCTGTCCAAAATAGAATTTTGGTATAACAGGCTATACCAGATTTTTAACGGTGTTATACTGGTCTTGGAAAACCTTTTTCGAGGAGGCATTTTTGATGGCGCATTTAAAGAAAAATACGCGTGGCGCAGTCCCTGGTTTAGCAGTCCATTTTGAACGTAAAACTGACCATCACACTAACAAAGAAATTGATGTGTCGAAAACCTATCTGAATCAAGAGCTCATGGCGGATGGTTCAGATATGCTGTCACGTTTCAATGCGCGTTTAAATGACGTTTATTGCATGAAAAGAGACGATGTGAAGGCGTTAGCCACTTGGATTGTTACTTTTACCTGAAGAACTTGCAGAAGCGCCCTACGAGCAACAGAGCGCCTTTTTTTGCTCAGAAGTCAATAAATTGGACTATTTTTATTCAGTTACTTAGGCAACATTTGAGATACGATTGCGATTATAAAAATTGATATACCAACCAATGGCTGCTTGGACTTGCGTTAATGTTTCGTATGCCTTCAAATACACCTCTTCACGTTTCAATATTGAATGAAATGCTTCCATACGGCCATTATCGTATGGATGTCCTTTGAGTGAATATGAATGTTTCAAGCCATAATTTTGACATTTAATATTAAATTCAGCACTCGTGTATGTGACCCCATATCTGAATGAATAATTAATGGCTTTCGATGCTTATCTAAAGCCATCTGTAAGGCACTTGTGGCTAGCTCGGCTGTCATTGTATCGCCAATTTTATAGCCCAATACTTTTCTCTTCTCAGGATCCAAAACGGTCGCTAAATAGACCCATCTGTGATTAGTCAACTGAATATAAGTGATATCTGTTTGCCAAACACCGCTCAAATCATGCAAGTGTCTAATCAAATTGGGCTTTTGATCAACAGTCACCACAGTTTTTGGCTTGCGATAACGTTTTTGCATGCGGGATTTAATCCCTAATTCACGCATCAATTTGAGTGTCATATACCCAGATACTTTCGGACCGTCGGTTTGTTGACTATAAGCAGCAATACGGCGATAACCATAAAATTTAAAGGTTTTCCAAACGTCTAAAATATAAGGTTTTAGAGATTCTCTACGCTTTTCTTGTCGACTGGGCTGCCAATGGCGCCAGTTGTAATAGGTACTAGGTTTGATTTTAAGTGCACTTAAAATACGCACAAGCGCGTAGCCTTGTGCTAAAAATTGGTTAACGAGCGGCAATACCACATTACGGACTATTTTTTGGCTAGTAAGATGGCCGCTCAATGCTTGTCAGGCTATGTGTGATAAAATTTCGTTTTCTTCCTCCAAAATAGCGAGGCGCTTCTCTAGTTGCTTGACGTCTTTTAAAGTCTTTGACTGACCCTTGATCATGATTGGGGTAGCTTGTTTAAGCCAAATAGCAATAGAATCTTTCGACGGACCAAATTCTTCTGCTAATGATTTAAGTGAACGGCCTTCTTGGTGAAGTTTAACCAATGAATCTTTGAAATCTTGTGAATAACGAATTGACATAAAAATACTCCTATACTTTCATTTTACGGACTGAATAAAAATAGTCCATTTTTTTAGTATAAGAGCAACTTTTTGTTTTCTGCTCCTTTTAGAAACATTACAAAGTTAGTTTTCTTTTGTTAAAAATATAAACCAGTTTAATTAATGATTATTGTTTACGGTTTCAATACTTGAACGAATAATCTTCTTTTCACTCGCAGGTAAGTTACTAATATATTCTTCCACAATATCATTAATTACCTCGTAAATTTTTTTACTTTGCAAAGTGGCAATTGTGCTAATGGCTGTGTGTGTGTTTAATGGGAGCCTAATCGATTTTGGTAAGTCTTTACTTGTAAGCCTACTTTGTGGAAGCTTTAGCAAGTCTTCTGGCATTGTGCGGTTAATATCTTCTGATAGTTCTGGTGTAATATTTTCTGGGCGCTCTGTTTTCTTTTTTCGGAATGAGCTTAGTCCAATATTGTCAGTCATGATAAATGCTCCTTATTTTTGATCAAATATATTTATGCGCTCGAGCG
It encodes the following:
- a CDS encoding transposase, whose translation is MSIRYSQDFKDSLVKLHQEGRSLKSLAEEFGPSKDSIAIWLKQATPIMIKGQSKTLKDVKQLEKRLAILEEENEILSHIA
- a CDS encoding transposase, translating into MNYSFRYGVTYTSAEFNIKCQNYGLKHSYSLKGHPYDNGRMEAFHSILKREEVYLKAYETLTQVQAAIGWYINFYNRNRISNVA
- a CDS encoding DDE-type integrase/transposase/recombinase, which gives rise to MSGHLTSQKIVRNVVLPLVNQFLAQGYALVRILSALKIKPSTYYNWRHWQPSRQEKRRESLKPYILDVWKTFKFYGYRRIAAYSQQTDGPKVSGYMTLKLMRELGIKSRMQKRYRKPKTVVTVDQKPNLIRHLHDLSGVWQTDITYIQLTNHRWVYLATVLDPEKRKVLGYKIGDTMTAELATSALQMALDKHRKPLIIHSDMGSHTRVLNLILNVKIMA
- a CDS encoding recombinase, whose translation is MAHLKKNTRGAVPGLAVHFERKTDHHTNKEIDVSKTYLNQELMADGSDMLSRFNARLNDVYCMKRDDVKALATWIVTFT